The following coding sequences lie in one Leptospira inadai serovar Lyme str. 10 genomic window:
- a CDS encoding LIC13259/LIC11441 family protein, which produces MRNVFAYLAAASIITATAVPAAEVNFEEKLFERMARIYEELLSSEERKINAKGIAFLVREAKKSSQETRVLYAKAQTFAELLEKASSRRDQEFLYGELSLTLSNLAPKYALHAFHCPTSRKGWIAKVETVRNPYLSEMREIGERLN; this is translated from the coding sequence ATGCGCAACGTATTTGCTTATTTAGCCGCAGCCTCAATCATCACCGCGACCGCAGTTCCGGCGGCGGAAGTAAACTTTGAAGAAAAGTTATTCGAGCGTATGGCTCGTATCTATGAAGAATTGCTTTCCAGCGAGGAAAGGAAAATAAACGCCAAAGGGATTGCGTTCTTGGTAAGAGAAGCCAAGAAAAGCTCGCAAGAAACGAGAGTCTTGTATGCGAAAGCCCAAACGTTTGCGGAGTTGTTGGAAAAAGCGTCCTCCCGTAGAGACCAGGAATTTCTTTACGGCGAACTTTCATTGACCTTAAGCAACCTCGCGCCTAAATATGCGCTTCACGCTTTTCATTGCCCGACGAGTAGGAAAGGTTGGATTGCTAAAGTTGAAACTGTTCGAAATCCGTATCTTTCGGAAATGCGCGAAATCGGTGAGAGACTGAATTAA
- the ppk1 gene encoding polyphosphate kinase 1: MAQKTKSAETHPTENGVHNSKDPIHLGNPDIFFDRELSWIDFNRRVLEEANDHDNPLLERLKFLCITESNLDEFYMVRVAGIRNMLAEGNDENSLNGQRASEILSELSKKVQVFVKDQYETFDLTLRQLKENGIHIIIDPKELSASEIEQIRQYYKDDVSPILTPLSIDPSHPFPHILNRSLNLAILLSTDDEKTGMKKDLFAVVQVPSVLPRFFQLKSQGKVRRFFPLEAIITLHVDDLFYGMEVKEIYPFRIIRDADISIDEEASVKDLLITMKKEIRNRIWGDAVRMDIHEGTSPFVKNTLKELLELQDNEMFDVPSLLNLNDTMYFYGLEHTSKLKYPFFQQKLTLKFDSPEKIFEAIQRKDRLLHHPYQSFAAIEELLRISSEDPKVLGIKMTLYRTSGDSPIIQYLGQAAENGKQVTVLVELKARFDEERNIKWAQKLEERGVHVVYGVVGLKIHCKMLMIVRREDEHLMRYVHLGTGNYNSTTSRYYTDLSFFTVNKEITEDVATIFNTITSYAKMPHLNQLAASPHNLKATFLELIEKETENAKAGKPARIVFKMNSLVDPHIILAMYKASQAGVIIELIIRGICCLKPGLPGISENITVISIVGRFLEHTRIYYFLSGGEESIFLASADCMPRNFERRIEVLFPILDVKHKDRIKKILDVQLNDNVKARILHSDGAYRKRERLQGEKAVDSQIERMNFAE, encoded by the coding sequence GTGGCCCAGAAAACCAAATCCGCCGAAACTCACCCTACCGAAAATGGAGTTCACAATTCGAAAGATCCCATCCATTTAGGGAATCCGGACATTTTTTTCGATCGGGAATTATCCTGGATCGATTTTAATCGACGCGTTTTAGAGGAAGCAAACGATCACGATAATCCTCTTTTAGAAAGATTAAAGTTCCTTTGCATTACCGAATCGAATTTGGACGAATTCTATATGGTTCGAGTGGCCGGAATTCGCAACATGCTTGCGGAAGGGAACGACGAAAATAGTCTCAACGGCCAAAGAGCTTCCGAAATTCTTTCCGAGTTATCCAAGAAAGTTCAAGTTTTCGTAAAGGATCAATATGAGACTTTCGATCTTACCCTTCGACAATTGAAGGAAAACGGAATTCATATCATTATCGATCCGAAAGAGCTTAGCGCTTCGGAAATCGAACAGATTCGCCAATATTATAAGGACGATGTTTCTCCGATCCTCACTCCCCTCTCGATCGATCCGTCTCATCCGTTTCCCCATATTCTGAATCGATCGCTGAATCTCGCGATTCTACTCAGTACCGACGACGAAAAAACCGGAATGAAAAAGGACCTATTCGCGGTAGTGCAAGTGCCTTCCGTGCTACCTCGATTTTTTCAACTGAAGAGTCAGGGTAAGGTCCGCAGGTTCTTTCCTTTGGAAGCCATCATTACTCTTCATGTGGACGATTTATTCTACGGGATGGAAGTAAAGGAAATATACCCGTTTAGAATTATCCGGGACGCGGATATCTCGATCGACGAGGAAGCATCGGTGAAGGACCTCCTCATCACGATGAAAAAGGAAATTCGAAATCGTATCTGGGGAGATGCGGTTCGGATGGACATCCATGAGGGGACCTCCCCGTTCGTTAAAAACACTCTCAAAGAACTTTTAGAATTACAAGACAACGAGATGTTCGACGTGCCTTCACTATTGAATTTGAACGACACGATGTATTTCTACGGTTTGGAACATACTTCGAAATTAAAATACCCTTTCTTTCAGCAGAAGCTGACTTTAAAATTCGATTCGCCGGAAAAGATTTTTGAAGCGATCCAAAGAAAGGACAGGCTTCTTCATCATCCCTACCAATCCTTTGCGGCTATCGAAGAGCTTTTGCGAATTTCCAGCGAAGATCCGAAGGTGTTGGGAATCAAAATGACCTTATATAGGACTAGCGGGGATTCGCCGATCATTCAGTATCTTGGACAGGCCGCCGAAAACGGTAAACAAGTTACGGTCCTAGTCGAACTCAAGGCTCGCTTTGACGAAGAGAGAAATATCAAATGGGCGCAAAAGTTGGAAGAACGCGGTGTTCATGTGGTGTACGGCGTCGTCGGCTTAAAGATACATTGCAAAATGCTAATGATAGTCCGAAGGGAAGACGAGCATCTTATGAGATACGTGCATCTGGGCACGGGTAATTATAACTCGACTACGAGTAGATATTATACGGACCTAAGTTTCTTTACCGTTAACAAGGAAATTACCGAAGACGTTGCTACGATATTTAATACCATCACTAGCTACGCCAAAATGCCGCATCTGAATCAGTTGGCGGCCTCTCCGCATAATTTGAAGGCTACTTTCCTGGAACTCATAGAAAAGGAAACCGAAAACGCAAAAGCGGGGAAACCGGCACGGATCGTTTTTAAAATGAATAGCCTAGTGGATCCTCACATTATACTCGCGATGTATAAGGCGAGTCAAGCCGGAGTGATCATAGAGTTAATCATTCGGGGAATCTGCTGCTTGAAACCGGGACTCCCGGGAATTTCCGAGAATATCACCGTAATATCGATCGTAGGAAGATTTCTAGAACACACGCGTATCTATTATTTCTTATCCGGCGGGGAAGAGAGTATATTTCTCGCTTCGGCGGATTGTATGCCTAGAAACTTCGAGCGAAGAATCGAAGTCTTATTTCCGATTCTGGACGTAAAGCACAAGGATCGTATTAAAAAAATATTAGACGTTCAATTGAATGACAACGTAAAGGCCCGCATTCTCCACTCGGACGGCGCATATCGCAAGCGAGAGCGATTGCAAGGGGAAAAGGCCGTGGACAGTCAGATAGAGCGTATGAATTTTGCCGAATAA
- a CDS encoding FAD-binding oxidoreductase → MSTLTQEKRAQLKTLVGEEKVFFRDEDKMDQATFLSFGTDRTKVYPPNFDILVFPKNTGEVAQLVKFAYDNDLKIVPSGGRTGYAGGAVARNGEIVISLVKMDQVLDFDPFFGSLKVQAGMITKNLHKEAEDRGFYFPVDFSSTGSSHIGGNIATNAGGVRVVHYGLIRQWVLGLTVVTGTGEILEFNGEILKNNTGYDLKHLFIGSEGTLGIITECTLKLTSKPSDNRVLFSAVPDFSSILELFKETHDVKVPLLAFEFLTRYCLEKVIDHLHVPDPFPEKSPYYVLMEFEITDERDEEKLFSFLETVVEKGLVSDGSLASNSRQAETFWKYREGISESISIDYTVHKNDISLPLRNMNSFLEDMQALLNSKYPGFEIALFGHIGDGNLHLNIVKPKGLSDAEFFSQCKNVDPSMFELLQKHHGSISAEHGIGLLKRDFLHFSRTDAELEIMRQIKKALDPKNLLNPGKVLP, encoded by the coding sequence ATGAGCACATTGACACAAGAAAAACGCGCGCAACTAAAGACCCTCGTCGGAGAGGAAAAAGTATTCTTTCGAGACGAGGATAAAATGGATCAGGCTACATTCTTATCCTTCGGAACCGATCGAACGAAGGTGTATCCGCCGAATTTCGATATTCTTGTTTTTCCCAAAAATACCGGAGAAGTAGCGCAATTAGTGAAATTCGCGTACGATAACGATCTGAAAATCGTTCCTTCGGGTGGACGCACCGGCTACGCCGGAGGTGCCGTCGCGAGAAACGGAGAAATCGTCATCTCCTTGGTAAAAATGGATCAGGTTTTGGATTTCGATCCTTTCTTCGGGTCCTTAAAAGTGCAGGCGGGCATGATTACCAAGAACCTTCATAAAGAAGCGGAGGACCGAGGTTTTTATTTTCCCGTAGACTTCTCTTCCACGGGTTCTTCTCATATCGGCGGTAATATCGCGACTAACGCCGGCGGTGTTCGAGTCGTACATTACGGACTGATCCGTCAATGGGTTTTAGGATTAACCGTCGTGACCGGAACCGGAGAAATTCTGGAGTTCAACGGGGAAATTCTCAAAAATAATACCGGCTACGATCTAAAACATCTGTTCATCGGATCGGAAGGGACGCTCGGAATCATTACGGAATGTACGCTGAAATTGACGAGCAAGCCTTCGGACAATCGAGTTCTATTTAGCGCCGTGCCCGACTTTTCCTCCATACTCGAATTATTCAAGGAAACACACGACGTAAAAGTCCCTCTTTTAGCTTTTGAATTTCTTACCCGCTATTGTCTGGAAAAAGTAATCGATCATTTGCATGTTCCCGACCCTTTTCCGGAAAAGAGTCCATATTATGTTTTAATGGAATTCGAAATAACGGATGAAAGGGACGAGGAGAAATTATTCTCCTTCCTGGAGACTGTGGTAGAGAAAGGGTTGGTCTCGGACGGAAGCTTGGCTTCCAATTCCCGCCAGGCGGAAACTTTCTGGAAGTATAGGGAAGGAATCAGCGAATCCATTTCCATCGATTACACCGTTCACAAAAACGATATCTCTCTTCCATTACGAAATATGAATTCTTTTTTAGAGGACATGCAGGCTTTATTGAATAGTAAATATCCCGGATTCGAAATCGCGCTATTCGGCCATATCGGAGACGGTAATTTACATTTGAATATCGTAAAGCCTAAGGGTCTTTCGGATGCGGAGTTTTTTTCGCAGTGTAAAAACGTGGATCCGTCCATGTTCGAATTGCTGCAAAAGCATCATGGCTCCATCAGTGCCGAACACGGAATCGGACTCTTAAAAAGGGATTTTCTGCATTTTTCCAGGACGGATGCCGAACTTGAAATCATGCGACAAATAAAGAAAGCGCTGGATCCAAAAAATCTACTAAACCCGGGGAAAGTTTTGCCTTGA
- a CDS encoding transmembrane 220 family protein — protein sequence MSRNKRGPFLSDAFRAFTALTWIVFAGLQYNDPDPQVWIPAYLCVTLLYSAEWFPYFREPGPRNLISGISRALAGGYFLWGIYTFLEDPRADFDSEIFRESLGLGLSSLWLLILPLFRGRVVK from the coding sequence TTGAGTCGAAATAAGCGCGGACCTTTTCTTTCCGATGCATTTCGTGCTTTTACCGCTCTGACTTGGATCGTATTCGCGGGTCTTCAGTATAACGACCCCGATCCTCAAGTTTGGATCCCGGCTTATCTATGCGTAACTTTACTTTATTCCGCCGAATGGTTTCCTTATTTTCGAGAACCCGGACCGCGTAATTTGATTTCAGGGATATCAAGAGCCTTGGCCGGAGGTTATTTTCTGTGGGGCATTTATACTTTTTTAGAGGACCCTCGTGCGGATTTCGATTCCGAAATCTTTAGAGAAAGTTTAGGATTAGGACTGTCCTCCCTCTGGCTCTTGATCCTTCCTCTATTTCGAGGACGTGTCGTAAAATGA
- a CDS encoding lysophospholipid acyltransferase family protein, with translation MKIRLEAWLSILFLRIIYLTIRWKEIKIPKTTEDLFRKKDSFLLALWHNQIPYAIDLTSSYLVKKRGMRIVPLASRSEDGEMISIVLEHFGIESRRGSSRRGGAAGLRALVKEAMDGGISLITPDGPTGPVYELKPGIIQLASLTGYPVIAFSADYDRFWKVNSWDRTKVPKPFSTATFTFTEPFVVPKLKGEKQLDEWRKKLENLMLENCGITSLEAENIRAEVRKQKK, from the coding sequence ATGAAGATCAGGCTGGAGGCTTGGCTCTCCATCTTGTTTCTAAGAATCATTTATCTGACAATCCGATGGAAAGAAATTAAAATTCCGAAAACTACCGAAGACTTGTTCCGTAAAAAAGATTCGTTTCTCTTAGCCCTCTGGCATAATCAGATTCCGTACGCAATCGATCTCACCTCTTCTTACTTAGTAAAAAAGAGGGGAATGCGCATCGTACCGCTTGCATCTCGATCGGAGGACGGTGAAATGATCTCTATAGTTTTGGAACATTTCGGCATAGAATCTCGACGAGGTTCGAGTCGAAGAGGAGGCGCCGCGGGATTAAGAGCTCTTGTTAAAGAAGCTATGGACGGCGGAATTTCCTTAATCACTCCGGACGGCCCGACCGGCCCGGTATACGAACTTAAGCCGGGAATCATTCAACTCGCCTCTCTAACCGGCTATCCTGTCATTGCATTTTCCGCCGATTACGATCGGTTTTGGAAGGTAAACAGCTGGGACAGAACTAAAGTTCCGAAACCTTTCTCTACCGCTACGTTTACGTTTACGGAACCTTTCGTTGTCCCTAAACTTAAGGGCGAGAAACAGTTGGACGAATGGAGAAAGAAGCTGGAGAATTTGATGCTAGAAAATTGCGGAATCACTTCGCTCGAAGCGGAGAACATCCGAGCGGAAGTTCGAAAGCAGAAGAAGTAA
- a CDS encoding LuxR C-terminal-related transcriptional regulator, with the protein MEDIQSSGAIEKSIKIALIEDNSEFGSRCLQALATMPEISVADLFTSCEDFLSNGQTRYDIVYVDVILPGMNGIDFIREIFPKNSETRFIILSGIESDAALFKSMQAGAVGYFLKKDLRDICQVTRIVLTEGGILSPGLAVRVMEFFRKTPKKEIFALTPREREILDYINSGYKTKQIASKLGTKEGTVRIQIKSIFRKLKVNSRLDLVRKYS; encoded by the coding sequence ATGGAAGATATTCAAAGCTCGGGTGCGATTGAAAAATCGATTAAAATCGCCTTGATCGAGGATAATTCGGAGTTCGGTTCTCGCTGTCTGCAAGCCTTAGCTACGATGCCCGAGATTTCGGTGGCAGATCTTTTTACTAGTTGTGAGGATTTTCTCTCTAACGGGCAAACTCGGTATGATATCGTATACGTTGATGTTATACTTCCCGGAATGAACGGAATCGATTTTATACGGGAGATCTTTCCCAAAAACTCCGAGACTCGCTTCATCATTCTATCCGGAATTGAATCCGATGCGGCCTTATTTAAATCCATGCAAGCCGGGGCAGTCGGTTATTTTTTAAAAAAGGATCTCAGAGACATTTGTCAAGTAACTAGAATCGTTCTAACGGAAGGAGGAATTCTTTCTCCAGGGTTAGCAGTGCGAGTTATGGAATTTTTTAGAAAAACTCCGAAAAAGGAAATTTTTGCGTTAACTCCGAGAGAACGGGAGATTTTGGATTATATTAACAGCGGTTATAAAACGAAACAGATCGCTTCGAAATTGGGTACGAAAGAAGGGACTGTTAGAATTCAGATAAAAAGCATTTTTAGAAAATTAAAAGTAAATTCCCGTTTGGATCTAGTTCGTAAATATTCTTAG